From Paenibacillus polymyxa, the proteins below share one genomic window:
- the cydC gene encoding thiol reductant ABC exporter subunit CydC, whose product MRATDNSSQGWFLPYLKHYFWAFLAAALLGALSIGCAGALLFTSGHLITRSALKPENILMVYVPIVLVRTFGFSKAVIQYLERLVGHNAALRLVSRMRVRLYRAVEPQALMIRSKFRTGDLLGLLAEDIEQLQNIYLKLVLPALSALLIYATGILALGWMDGTFALLMALYGGFLLFIAPAISLWTSLAKRRTFKQERSKSYQELTDALFGMSDLVLSGRTGHFLSTFTQRHNRVAMVENSLRRNEWRSHWIAQCFVGGGIVIMTVWAGGLVAQGRIEATWLASFALVTFPLLDAFVRAGEAVVHAPEYQDSLRRLKDSEKGTSALAVRSDAGQLAADDAADTKKEQATAQQLSHGGDLLLNNVSYRYAATQEWSVRNISLHVPQGGKVALLGRSGAGKSTLLNLIQGALQPDEGSVTVAGVPVFTGGAYSSLFAVLNQQPYLFDTTVANNIRLGRPDATLDEVRAVTEQVGLGTLIDSLPEGYDTRMQETGLRFSGGERQRIALARILLQNHPIVLLDEPTVGLDPLTEHELMQTMFRVLEGKTLIWITHHLTGMKHMDEVIFMEQGTISMRGSHDELWRDHTRYRNLYKLDHPGLEKQ is encoded by the coding sequence ATGAGAGCAACGGACAATAGTAGCCAAGGCTGGTTTTTACCTTATCTGAAACACTATTTTTGGGCCTTTCTAGCAGCAGCTCTTTTGGGGGCGCTGTCCATTGGGTGTGCAGGCGCGCTGCTCTTTACGTCCGGCCATCTGATTACTCGTTCGGCCTTAAAACCTGAAAATATATTAATGGTGTATGTGCCCATTGTGCTTGTGCGAACGTTTGGTTTTAGTAAAGCCGTTATTCAGTATCTGGAACGCTTGGTAGGTCATAATGCTGCGCTGCGGCTTGTGTCTCGTATGCGGGTACGCTTGTATCGGGCAGTGGAACCGCAGGCGCTGATGATTCGCAGCAAATTTCGTACAGGGGATCTATTGGGATTGCTGGCAGAGGATATTGAGCAGCTTCAAAATATCTATCTGAAGCTGGTTCTGCCTGCGTTATCGGCTTTGCTGATATATGCAACAGGCATCTTGGCGCTTGGCTGGATGGATGGAACATTTGCCTTGCTGATGGCGCTATATGGGGGATTTTTGCTTTTTATCGCCCCAGCTATCTCACTTTGGACCTCACTTGCCAAACGGCGTACGTTCAAGCAGGAACGGAGTAAATCTTATCAGGAACTGACGGATGCTTTGTTCGGCATGAGTGATCTGGTGCTGAGCGGACGAACTGGGCATTTCCTTAGCACCTTTACACAACGGCACAACAGGGTTGCCATGGTGGAAAATTCACTTCGCCGGAACGAGTGGCGTTCTCATTGGATCGCACAATGCTTTGTAGGTGGAGGAATTGTAATTATGACTGTGTGGGCCGGAGGACTGGTAGCACAGGGTCGCATTGAAGCGACATGGCTGGCATCCTTTGCGCTAGTAACTTTTCCGTTGCTGGATGCTTTCGTTCGCGCTGGGGAAGCGGTGGTTCATGCGCCGGAGTATCAGGATTCACTTCGACGGCTAAAGGATTCCGAGAAAGGTACATCTGCACTTGCAGTACGATCAGATGCAGGACAACTAGCAGCAGACGATGCAGCAGATACTAAAAAGGAACAGGCTACCGCTCAGCAATTAAGCCATGGGGGAGACCTTCTGCTGAACAACGTAAGCTACCGCTATGCGGCAACGCAGGAATGGAGTGTGCGTAATATCTCCCTACACGTACCGCAGGGGGGCAAGGTTGCATTGCTTGGCCGCAGTGGTGCGGGTAAGTCTACGCTGCTGAATCTGATTCAAGGAGCATTGCAGCCTGATGAAGGCAGCGTCACTGTCGCAGGAGTGCCTGTATTTACAGGTGGAGCATACTCCAGTCTATTTGCGGTGCTAAACCAGCAACCGTATTTGTTCGATACGACGGTAGCAAACAATATTCGATTGGGACGACCCGACGCCACGCTGGATGAGGTTCGTGCAGTGACGGAGCAGGTAGGGCTTGGAACCCTGATTGATTCTTTACCAGAGGGTTACGATACAAGAATGCAGGAGACGGGTCTTCGCTTTTCCGGTGGAGAAAGACAGCGCATTGCACTGGCGCGGATTTTGTTGCAAAATCACCCGATTGTTTTGCTGGATGAGCCGACCGTGGGGCTTGATCCGCTGACGGAGCATGAACTTATGCAGACGATGTTTCGCGTGCTGGAAGGCAAAACATTGATCTGGATCACTCATCATCTCACAGGAATGAAGCATATGGATGAGGTGATCTTTATGGAACAAGGCACCATCTCCATGCGAGGCAGTCATGATGAGCTGTGGCGAGATCATACCCGATACCGTAATCTGTATAAGCTGGATCATCCGGGTCTGGAAAAACAGTAA
- a CDS encoding cupredoxin domain-containing protein: protein MKTLISKHWHLMLIGFVALIMGGFVLFYFQGSVSSFPANQSQQAQEEPDKTKYEIVTVGVKGDGFYPKNIEVKAGVPTKINFKKMTSFTCIDEVQSLKIGMDVYLDHENNYFTVKDLKPGVYEYNCGMYMYYGTITVK, encoded by the coding sequence ATGAAAACACTCATCTCTAAACATTGGCATTTGATGCTGATTGGTTTTGTAGCCCTGATCATGGGCGGGTTTGTCTTGTTTTATTTTCAAGGGAGCGTGTCGTCGTTTCCGGCCAATCAATCTCAACAAGCTCAGGAAGAGCCAGATAAAACCAAATACGAGATTGTTACAGTGGGTGTAAAAGGGGACGGTTTCTATCCTAAAAATATTGAAGTGAAAGCCGGCGTTCCAACCAAGATCAATTTCAAAAAAATGACATCCTTTACTTGCATCGATGAAGTACAGTCGTTGAAGATCGGAATGGACGTTTACCTGGATCACGAAAATAATTATTTTACCGTCAAGGATTTAAAACCGGGGGTATATGAGTACAATTGCGGCATGTATATGTACTACGGGACGATCACGGTAAAATAA
- a CDS encoding ABC transporter permease: protein MGSSTETASNADAVIPESNRERPRKARGSKPERGEKGLWNSVKQQKYLYFMSIPFVIWVFVFSYFPLWGWTMAFQKYKPAKSFWDQKWVGLDNFIELFQDERFYLVLRNTLAMSLMGIVFGFVVPIFFAILLNELRGMLFKRVVQTVSYLPHFVSWVVVAGLVTKMLSIDGGIVNDILVALHIVDEPIQFMAKGSWFWYIVTASDIWKETGWNTIIYLAAITGIDQEQYEASRVDGASRWRQMWHITLPGIRSTIAILFIMAIGHLVSNGFEKQFLLGNSLVTDYSEVLDLYALNYGINLGRFSYGTAIGIFNSLVSILLLFTANGIFKKLTKESIM, encoded by the coding sequence ATGGGATCTTCAACTGAAACCGCTTCCAATGCTGATGCTGTGATTCCTGAATCCAATCGGGAAAGACCGCGTAAGGCTCGCGGATCGAAGCCCGAACGCGGTGAAAAAGGCCTGTGGAACAGTGTGAAACAGCAAAAGTACCTTTATTTTATGTCCATTCCTTTCGTCATATGGGTGTTTGTTTTCAGTTATTTTCCACTATGGGGATGGACAATGGCGTTTCAAAAATATAAGCCAGCCAAATCGTTTTGGGATCAAAAGTGGGTAGGGTTAGACAACTTTATTGAGCTTTTTCAGGATGAACGTTTTTATCTGGTATTACGAAATACGCTGGCAATGAGCCTGATGGGTATTGTTTTTGGTTTTGTTGTACCGATCTTTTTTGCAATTCTGCTAAATGAGTTGCGTGGTATGCTGTTCAAGCGAGTTGTGCAGACAGTATCCTACCTCCCGCATTTTGTATCCTGGGTAGTTGTGGCCGGATTGGTGACGAAAATGCTGTCCATTGACGGTGGAATTGTTAACGATATTTTGGTAGCGCTTCATATTGTGGATGAACCGATTCAGTTTATGGCTAAGGGGAGTTGGTTTTGGTACATTGTAACCGCTTCCGACATATGGAAAGAGACAGGTTGGAATACGATTATTTATTTAGCTGCCATCACCGGAATTGACCAGGAACAATATGAAGCTTCACGTGTGGATGGGGCCAGCCGCTGGAGACAGATGTGGCATATTACATTGCCAGGTATCCGCTCGACCATCGCCATTCTGTTTATTATGGCGATTGGACATCTGGTCAGCAATGGTTTTGAAAAGCAGTTCTTACTTGGCAACAGTCTCGTAACGGATTATTCGGAAGTGCTGGATTTGTATGCACTGAATTACGGGATTAATCTGGGCCGCTTCTCTTACGGGACGGCAATAGGCATTTTCAACTCACTGGTTAGCATTCTGTTGTTGTTTACGGCGAACGGTATATTCAAAAAACTGACCAAAGAAAGCATCATGTAG